The following DNA comes from Corynebacterium atrinae.
GCGGAGACCGTCGATACTGCGAAAGTCGGATCCCCGGTCGTTCTGGCAGTCATCGTCCCTACCGGCATTGCTTATCGACGTCCCGACAACATTCTGGTCATCCCCCTCACCGCGTTCGGACCGTAACGTCGCCCCGAGCGTAGAAACAATGGAAGGAAAACAAAGGATGTCGCTCACCGATTACCCGACGGCCGTGGAACTGTTGATCCGCTGGAGGCGGGAACTAAGGTCGACGACTATCGCCTGATTGCCGGCGAACAGGTCCACCAGACTGCCGTAGGTGTCGAAAGGTGCTTCGAAGAGCTGTTTTACCTCTAGATAGCCGTTGCGTGCCAGGGCGTCCACGATGGTGCGCACGAATCCGATCTGATTCGCCGTCAATGTTGACCCCTGGAGGAGATCCGAGAACTCCTCCCGCATTGCTGCTTCGTCCAGGCCGACGAGGCGGCGGATGAAGTCGGGGATGGAATCGGCGCCGAGCTTTTCCCGGAGGGTGTTCACGCCCTCAAGGCCAGCATCGGCGATCATCAACTCCAAGGCGTTCACATCATCGGGGGTCAGTGGTCGAGCGGTACGCAGTTTCTGCATCGCCACCGAGGAGTGATGTCGTTCGAGCTCGGCTCGTAGCTTTTCCTCCACGAGGGAGACGTTGATGAACACGCTTGCTTCGCCGGTCGGTAGATCGAACTCGGCAACGTCCCCGAATTCATCCTCGAAGTCGGTGATGACGGTGGCGCGTTTGTGCTGGGGAAGGAAATCCATGAGGTCACGCAGCCCGCGTCGTACTGTTTCCAGGTCCTCAACCGTGACGTCTGTCCACCATTCCGGGTCGGCGACTTGGGAGAGTAGATCCCGTTGGGCTACCACCGGCGCGATGTTGTCGACCATGAGCAGGTCCGCTGCGATCTTCTCGACGCGCCCGCGGTTCTTCTCCCAGGACGCATCTGGCGACATCAAAGCCAGCTGTAGTTGCAGGAGTAGCAGGTCGAAACGCTTGGCTGATTCTTTGTCCTCCATCGTGGACATGGGCAGTCCGGCGACGTGCTCGGCGAGTTCCTCTACGTTTCGCTCGGTGAGTGCGGACCATGCCTCGCGGCACTGGTAGCGCTCCAGCACCGGGCGGTCTTGTGGACGGACCAGGATGTGGCCGGGCGGGATCGCCTGCACCAGGGAGTGCAGGTGGGAGGAGAGCTCGGTGCGGAAGGCGGTGGCGTCGATAAGCGAGACCAGGCGGGCGCGGCTGAGGAAGAGGCGCTCGGAGAGGGTGACCTGGCGGGCGCCAGGAGTGTCGGCGATCTCGCCGCTGAGGAAGGTTTCTGCGTTGCCGCAGAAGTCGAAGACGTGGAAGACGCTCTTGTCCACTCCGGGGGCGAAGAGGTCGGGGCGTAGTCGGGTGCCGCGGCCCATCATCTGCCAGAATTTCGTCGCTGAGTACACGGGGCGGAAGAAGACGAGGTTGACCACCTCGGGGACGTCGATGCCCGTGTCGAGCATGTCGACGCTGATGGCCACGTTCATGCCGCTGGTGGGATTCTTGAATTCCTTGATCGCGGCAGAGGCGTACCGGGTGGAATGCGTGATCACCTGCGACGCCTTCGGAGCGTAGGCAGGGAAGAGGCGGTCGAACTCCTGCTTGATCAGCTCCGCGTGCTGCTGCGTGCGGCCGAAGATGATCGTCTTGCCCAGATGGTCGCCGCCCACCTTGATGCCCTCCTGAACCAGCGTGGACAGGACTTTCCGGATCGTGTCGAGGTTGTACAGTCGCGCGTTAATCTCGGCCGGACTGGCTCCGTCGGGCGGAGGTAGGGGATCTCCGGTGTCATCGGTACCCCAGTCGAGGGCATCCCAGCGCTGCTTCTCTTCCTCGGAAAGATCTTCGTAGCGGACGCCGCTGCGCAAGAACAACGAATCCTGGGTGAGCACGCGGTAAGGCACAAGGTGATTGTCCGCGATAGCTTGCTCCAGGGTGTAAGCCCCGGTGGGAACCTTGTCCTCGATGTCGAACAAGAGGTAGGTGTCGCGGTGGACATCGTCCTTGGGGGTGGCGGTGAGGCCAAGAACGTAGGAGTCGAAGTAGTCGAGGATGCGGCGGAAACGATGGTAGATGGAGCGGTGGGCCTCGTCGACGATGATGAGGTCGAAGTCGAAGGGCCGGAAACGGGCGGGCGTGGTGCCGTCGTCGCTGATCAGGCCCATCATCGTCTGATAGGTGGACACGTAGACCTGTCCGACGCCTCGCGGATCGGCCAGCAGATTCACCGGCACGGAGTCCGGATAGTGGGTGAGGAAGTTTTCATAGGCCTGCTCCACCAATGCCGTGCGGTCGGCGAGGAAGAGAACCTTACCCACCCAGCCGGCCTCGCGGAGAAGCTTGGTGGTGGCGATAGCGACGCGCGTCTTGCCAGTGCCGGTCGCCATGACGAGAAGAGCTCGGCGGCGTCGCTCCTGCTGGAGGGCTTCGGTGACCCGACGGATCATCTCCAGCTGGTAGGCACGGCCAGCGATATCCGGGTCGACGGTCATAGCGGCGAGGTCCCGGCGGTGGCGACGCCGGTGGATGAGGGTGCGTAGCTGCTCGGTGGTGGGATATCCCTCGACCGCGCGTGTTCCGTATCCGGCACCGCTCCCAGGCAGGTGGGCGGCATCATCGGTGAGCTGGATGGCGTGCCCGTTGGTGTTAAAGATCAGGGGCCGCTGCCCATACTGCCGTTCCAGGCAGTCGGCGTAGAGCCTCGCCTGCGTGTGGCCGACCGCCATGCTGGAGCTGGACTTCTTGGCCTCCACCAGCGCCAACGGCTGGCCGTTGTCATCCCACAGCACGTAATCGACAAAGCCTTGACCGGTGCGGTTTTCTCCCGACAGTGGCATGCCGCTGACAGGATGCTCCACACTGAGGTTGTCTCCGAGCGTGAATCCGGCCTCGGCGAGCATGGGGTCAATGAGATCGCGCCGGGTCTCGGCCTCACTGATCTGCGCTGGAATGCTTGGCGACGCCCCCGCCCCCGCAGCCA
Coding sequences within:
- a CDS encoding DEAD/DEAH box helicase family protein is translated as MTAPAPSNFAFLGRVWPALLRDCIQAERTALSDPKVSCFLSRHVLERLVHHIWEFRGLGAWEALSLFDQLQDPGFTEVVPGPQRDKMHVIRKVGNNAVHGDQVIQPQEAVRLLKHLFDVLNYATARHSAHPEFRPTSPFDERLLTQSAPQPQISRVQLSKMAAELQAKEQELAKSALLLDQAEAQRQKLAEQHAAEQARFAQARAQAAADHSRLEEIAAERDREIARLRAQLREQQAMAAGAGASPSIPAQISEAETRRDLIDPMLAEAGFTLGDNLSVEHPVSGMPLSGENRTGQGFVDYVLWDDNGQPLALVEAKKSSSSMAVGHTQARLYADCLERQYGQRPLIFNTNGHAIQLTDDAAHLPGSGAGYGTRAVEGYPTTEQLRTLIHRRRHRRDLAAMTVDPDIAGRAYQLEMIRRVTEALQQERRRRALLVMATGTGKTRVAIATTKLLREAGWVGKVLFLADRTALVEQAYENFLTHYPDSVPVNLLADPRGVGQVYVSTYQTMMGLISDDGTTPARFRPFDFDLIIVDEAHRSIYHRFRRILDYFDSYVLGLTATPKDDVHRDTYLLFDIEDKVPTGAYTLEQAIADNHLVPYRVLTQDSLFLRSGVRYEDLSEEEKQRWDALDWGTDDTGDPLPPPDGASPAEINARLYNLDTIRKVLSTLVQEGIKVGGDHLGKTIIFGRTQQHAELIKQEFDRLFPAYAPKASQVITHSTRYASAAIKEFKNPTSGMNVAISVDMLDTGIDVPEVVNLVFFRPVYSATKFWQMMGRGTRLRPDLFAPGVDKSVFHVFDFCGNAETFLSGEIADTPGARQVTLSERLFLSRARLVSLIDATAFRTELSSHLHSLVQAIPPGHILVRPQDRPVLERYQCREAWSALTERNVEELAEHVAGLPMSTMEDKESAKRFDLLLLQLQLALMSPDASWEKNRGRVEKIAADLLMVDNIAPVVAQRDLLSQVADPEWWTDVTVEDLETVRRGLRDLMDFLPQHKRATVITDFEDEFGDVAEFDLPTGEASVFINVSLVEEKLRAELERHHSSVAMQKLRTARPLTPDDVNALELMIADAGLEGVNTLREKLGADSIPDFIRRLVGLDEAAMREEFSDLLQGSTLTANQIGFVRTIVDALARNGYLEVKQLFEAPFDTYGSLVDLFAGNQAIVVDLSSRLQRINSSTAVG